A DNA window from Rhizobium jaguaris contains the following coding sequences:
- a CDS encoding universal stress protein codes for MPYKTILVILDIPDNTRVAVDFAAAFAKEHDARIVGLHAEIVSAVPLVAPMEIPDPVAVQALQDMAHKQAVDIERLFRTKMERESIAYEWRGVSSTIGYGSQPLMEIARSADLLIAVQPDPSKSSDSQVDVESFLFESGRPVLLIPYIFKEPKPIRRVLIAWNGSKEAARATFDALPFLKTADSVEVFSVDTADSSTHSPTETGAEITATLVRHGVRARQETAMCGGRTPSQVIENRLADDSIDLLVMGAYTHSWLWQLIFGGTTRTLLQSMTAMTLLAR; via the coding sequence ATGCCCTATAAAACCATCCTGGTCATTCTCGATATCCCCGACAATACGCGCGTGGCGGTCGACTTCGCCGCCGCCTTCGCGAAGGAGCACGACGCTCGTATCGTAGGTCTGCATGCGGAAATCGTCTCGGCTGTGCCGCTGGTGGCGCCGATGGAAATCCCCGATCCGGTCGCCGTGCAGGCTCTGCAGGACATGGCGCACAAACAGGCCGTCGATATCGAGCGGCTATTCCGCACGAAAATGGAGCGCGAGAGCATCGCCTATGAATGGCGCGGCGTCTCCAGTACCATCGGCTATGGCTCGCAGCCGCTGATGGAAATCGCCCGCAGCGCCGACCTGCTGATCGCCGTGCAGCCTGATCCGTCCAAGTCTTCCGACTCGCAAGTCGATGTCGAAAGCTTCCTGTTCGAGAGCGGCCGTCCAGTCCTGCTCATTCCCTATATCTTTAAGGAGCCGAAGCCGATCCGTCGTGTATTGATCGCCTGGAACGGCTCGAAGGAAGCTGCCCGCGCTACCTTCGATGCTCTGCCATTCCTGAAGACTGCCGATTCCGTGGAGGTTTTTTCAGTCGATACGGCCGATAGTTCGACGCATTCGCCGACGGAGACCGGCGCGGAGATTACCGCGACGCTCGTCCGCCATGGCGTTCGCGCCAGACAGGAGACGGCGATGTGCGGCGGCAGGACACCATCGCAGGTCATCGAAAATCGCCTAGCCGACGACAGCATCGATCTGCTTGTCATGGGTGCCTATACACATTCCTGGCTTTGGCAGTTG
- a CDS encoding competence/damage-inducible protein A: protein MTNETIVTAAMLAIGDELLSGRTKDKNIGHLADVLLLAGIDLKEVRIVADDEDAIVSALSALRGQYDYVFTSGGIGPTHDDITADAIAKAFGVPCEHDAEAMRLMGEMYARREMEFTEARQRMARMPVGSKHIANPVSTAPGFNIGNVYVMAGVPQVFQAMLDNVIPTLRSGTRMLSEAISCPYGEGEIGSPLGLIQKAHPDTSIGSYPRYVGQFFSTEIVVRGRSAELVETVAAEVRAMIETIRQAKAKGNQSAEA, encoded by the coding sequence ATGACCAATGAAACCATTGTCACCGCCGCCATGCTGGCCATCGGCGACGAACTGCTCTCCGGCCGGACGAAGGACAAGAATATCGGCCACCTTGCCGATGTGCTGCTGCTGGCCGGCATCGACCTGAAGGAAGTTCGCATCGTTGCCGACGACGAGGATGCCATTGTGTCGGCGTTGAGCGCCTTGCGCGGCCAATATGATTATGTCTTCACGTCAGGCGGCATCGGCCCGACCCATGACGACATTACCGCCGATGCCATCGCCAAGGCTTTCGGCGTGCCCTGCGAGCACGATGCGGAAGCGATGCGGTTGATGGGCGAAATGTATGCCCGGCGCGAGATGGAGTTCACCGAGGCCCGCCAACGCATGGCCCGCATGCCGGTCGGCTCCAAGCACATTGCTAATCCGGTCTCGACGGCCCCTGGCTTCAACATCGGCAACGTCTATGTCATGGCCGGTGTGCCGCAGGTTTTCCAGGCGATGCTCGACAATGTCATACCGACCCTGCGCTCGGGCACCCGCATGCTTTCGGAAGCAATTTCCTGCCCTTACGGCGAAGGCGAGATCGGCTCTCCGCTTGGCCTCATCCAGAAGGCGCATCCTGACACCAGCATCGGCTCCTACCCGCGTTATGTCGGTCAATTCTTCTCGACCGAGATCGTCGTGAGGGGCCGTTCCGCCGAGCTGGTTGAAACTGTCGCAGCCGAAGTGCGCGCCATGATCGAAACCATCAGGCAGGCGAAAGCCAAGGGAAATCAGTCCGCTGAAGCATGA
- the wrbA gene encoding NAD(P)H:quinone oxidoreductase type IV codes for MAKVLVLYYSSYGHIEKMAYAVAEGAKSTGAEVTVKRVPELVPEEVAKASYFKLNQEAPIASPEELADYDAIIVGSGTRFGTVTSQMRNFWDQTGGLWFGGKLVGKVGSVFTSSATQHGGQESTILGFIPTLLHHGMAVVGLPYAFQGQMGTEEVKGGSPYGASTITNGDGSRQPSEIELEAAKYQGAHVAKIAAKLVA; via the coding sequence ATGGCTAAGGTTCTGGTTCTCTATTATTCTTCCTATGGTCACATCGAGAAGATGGCCTATGCCGTCGCTGAAGGCGCAAAATCGACCGGCGCCGAGGTGACCGTCAAGCGCGTACCGGAACTGGTGCCGGAAGAGGTCGCCAAGGCTTCCTACTTCAAGCTGAATCAGGAAGCACCGATCGCATCGCCGGAAGAATTGGCCGACTACGACGCCATCATCGTCGGCTCCGGCACGCGCTTCGGCACGGTTACGTCGCAGATGCGCAATTTCTGGGATCAGACCGGCGGCCTGTGGTTCGGCGGCAAGCTCGTCGGCAAGGTCGGCTCGGTCTTTACCTCCTCGGCTACCCAGCATGGCGGCCAGGAGTCGACCATACTCGGCTTCATTCCGACCCTGCTGCACCACGGCATGGCCGTCGTCGGCCTTCCCTATGCTTTCCAAGGCCAGATGGGCACAGAAGAAGTCAAGGGTGGCTCGCCTTACGGCGCTTCCACGATCACCAATGGCGACGGCTCGCGCCAGCCTTCGGAAATCGAACTGGAAGCTGCAAAATACCAGGGCGCTCACGTCGCCAAGATCGCGGCCAAACTCGTCGCCTAA
- a CDS encoding TadE/TadG family type IV pilus assembly protein, translating to MLRFPIGARHRKTIVDFIHDSTGAYLVVFALSLPVLIGLIGLGTDYGLWTYKQQTMQSATDAAAVSGAAAYTASGDGPVVSQVNAITASYGLVNGQNSVVISIHRPPTQGSYAGNGSAIEVVAQQPMDLLFSALWQQAFVVTTRSVAMANAANACVLALDQTASAAASAQGSTSVTLNNCSLVSNSTSPTSVSVGGSALIQALSVGAAGGISGLSGIKASEGTATGIWPVTDPYADVQMPTYSGCTINGKENIKGKTTLDPGVYCGDITVNAGAVLTLNPGIYILDRANLKVNGGATLIGHGVTIIFTSSTGSNYGTASINGGAILDLTPPLTGDTAGIVVFGDRNMPVGTAFSFNGGASQNLAGSIYLPKAAVSYSGGNTATNACIKIIADTVTFTGNSNLSIDCSAYPTRAIGGAAGKLVE from the coding sequence ATGCTTCGATTTCCTATCGGCGCGCGCCACCGAAAGACAATCGTGGACTTCATTCACGATTCGACCGGCGCTTATTTGGTCGTTTTCGCATTGTCGCTCCCGGTTCTGATCGGCTTGATAGGGCTCGGCACGGATTATGGGCTGTGGACTTATAAGCAACAGACGATGCAGTCGGCGACCGACGCCGCCGCTGTAAGCGGCGCGGCCGCCTATACCGCCAGTGGTGACGGGCCGGTCGTGTCCCAGGTCAACGCGATAACGGCAAGCTATGGGCTCGTTAATGGCCAGAATAGCGTGGTGATATCGATCCACCGCCCTCCGACGCAGGGATCTTACGCTGGGAATGGATCGGCGATCGAAGTCGTCGCACAACAACCAATGGACCTGCTGTTCTCCGCGCTTTGGCAGCAGGCTTTCGTCGTTACGACGAGATCCGTGGCCATGGCGAATGCCGCCAACGCCTGTGTGCTGGCGCTCGATCAGACGGCAAGTGCTGCCGCGTCGGCTCAGGGGTCAACCTCGGTGACGTTGAACAACTGCAGCTTGGTCTCGAATTCGACAAGCCCCACGTCGGTCAGTGTCGGCGGTTCCGCGCTGATCCAGGCGTTGTCGGTCGGGGCCGCCGGCGGCATCAGCGGTCTTAGCGGCATTAAGGCGAGCGAGGGAACGGCGACCGGAATTTGGCCTGTCACGGACCCATATGCCGATGTTCAGATGCCGACCTACTCGGGTTGCACGATCAACGGCAAGGAAAACATCAAGGGGAAGACGACACTCGATCCGGGTGTCTATTGCGGCGACATTACCGTGAACGCAGGCGCGGTCCTAACTCTGAACCCCGGGATCTATATTCTCGATCGCGCTAACCTGAAGGTCAACGGCGGCGCGACTTTGATCGGCCACGGCGTCACGATCATCTTCACCTCCAGCACGGGAAGCAATTACGGCACCGCGTCGATCAACGGCGGGGCGATCCTTGATCTCACGCCGCCGCTTACGGGAGACACGGCCGGCATTGTCGTTTTCGGCGACCGGAATATGCCCGTGGGCACAGCCTTCAGCTTTAATGGCGGTGCGAGCCAGAATTTGGCGGGATCGATCTATCTGCCAAAGGCGGCGGTCAGCTACTCGGGAGGTAACACCGCGACAAATGCCTGTATCAAGATTATCGCGGATACGGTCACCTTCACTGGCAATTCCAATCTATCCATCGATTGCAGTGCCTATCCGACCCGCGCCATTGGCGGCGCCGCCGGCAAATTGGTCGAATGA
- a CDS encoding TadE/TadG family type IV pilus assembly protein, translating into MAAKTIVQTEAPLSRMLVAKRPLGSPQAWRRLCRDLFNERHGTAAIDLALILPILIAMTFGLVDYSSALLQQTQVENAAQRGLQYALARGFDSSAMSNVITRSTGSAVISAAPAPSKFCGCPSGQGISVAVCSDVCSDGSRAGTYVSASAAATYVPYLALPFVPASFALQSTATARLQ; encoded by the coding sequence ATGGCCGCAAAAACAATAGTACAAACTGAAGCACCGCTCTCCCGCATGCTCGTCGCCAAGCGGCCGCTGGGTTCGCCGCAGGCTTGGAGAAGGCTCTGTCGAGACCTGTTCAATGAACGGCACGGTACGGCCGCCATCGATTTGGCGCTCATACTGCCGATCTTGATCGCGATGACATTCGGTCTTGTCGACTATTCGTCCGCATTGCTTCAGCAGACGCAGGTGGAGAATGCGGCACAGCGAGGTCTGCAATATGCTCTGGCTCGCGGCTTCGATAGTTCCGCCATGTCGAATGTCATCACAAGAAGTACCGGCTCGGCCGTCATCTCGGCGGCGCCTGCCCCCTCGAAATTTTGCGGATGTCCTAGTGGTCAAGGCATCTCCGTCGCGGTGTGCTCCGATGTCTGTTCGGACGGATCGCGAGCGGGCACCTACGTGTCCGCCTCGGCGGCCGCTACCTACGTGCCGTATCTTGCACTTCCTTTCGTACCCGCATCCTTTGCGCTGCAGTCAACGGCAACAGCGAGGCTTCAATGA
- a CDS encoding TadE/TadG family type IV pilus assembly protein — translation MIRRLARNAEGTTAVEFALTAPFFIVLVFSIGQYGLFLWTRLGLQHAVDLSARCASLMQTTCPDTGSTQAYAVSQAYGLNIDPSVFSVSKDACGQNVTAAYTYTIAIPFLPSMPVNIAATSCFPTY, via the coding sequence ATGATTCGTCGTCTCGCGAGAAATGCCGAAGGGACAACCGCAGTCGAGTTTGCTCTGACTGCGCCCTTCTTTATCGTTCTAGTATTCTCGATCGGACAATATGGGCTCTTTCTCTGGACCCGATTGGGATTACAGCACGCCGTCGACCTCAGCGCCCGGTGTGCGAGCCTGATGCAGACCACTTGTCCCGATACAGGTTCAACCCAGGCATACGCCGTGAGCCAGGCTTATGGCCTTAACATTGATCCCAGCGTGTTTTCCGTGAGTAAAGATGCATGCGGACAGAATGTTACGGCAGCCTACACCTATACGATCGCAATTCCTTTTTTGCCATCGATGCCGGTGAACATCGCCGCAACGTCGTGCTTCCCGACCTATTGA
- the ilvA gene encoding threonine ammonia-lyase, with protein MRGLFPATPLQLNEHLSARYGANIWLKREDLTPVRSYKIRGAFNFFRKVIAAGGTGKTFVCASAGNHAQGFAFVCRHFGVPGVVYMPVTTPQQKIDKTRMFGGEFITIKLFGDFFDQCYQAAREHVQHIDGVMVPPFDHADIIEGQATVAAEIAEQLPEGVVPDHIILPVGGGGLAAGITGYFADRLAKESFVFAEPAGAPSLRRSMEMGQVVTLVKVDNFVDGAAVGRIGELNFAALKGFAAEQVMLIAENAICVTITDMLNVEGVVLEPAGALAITALDAMDRESIRGKTIVAVVSGGNFDFERLPDVKERAMRYAGLKKYFILRLAQRPGALRDFLNLLGPDDDIARFEYLKKSARNFGSILIGIETKHPDNFKQLVENFERAGMGYEDITENDILANLII; from the coding sequence ATGCGTGGTCTTTTTCCCGCAACGCCACTGCAACTGAACGAGCATCTTTCCGCTCGTTATGGGGCAAACATTTGGCTGAAGCGCGAAGATCTGACGCCGGTGCGTTCCTACAAAATTCGCGGTGCCTTCAATTTCTTCCGCAAGGTGATTGCCGCGGGCGGTACGGGCAAGACATTCGTCTGCGCTTCGGCCGGCAATCATGCGCAGGGTTTTGCGTTTGTCTGCCGCCATTTCGGGGTGCCGGGCGTGGTCTACATGCCGGTGACGACGCCGCAGCAGAAGATCGACAAAACCCGTATGTTCGGCGGTGAATTCATCACCATCAAGCTGTTCGGCGATTTCTTCGACCAATGCTACCAGGCGGCGCGCGAGCACGTGCAGCACATAGACGGCGTCATGGTGCCGCCCTTCGATCATGCCGATATCATCGAGGGGCAAGCGACGGTTGCGGCTGAAATTGCCGAGCAATTGCCTGAAGGCGTCGTGCCCGACCACATTATTCTGCCCGTCGGCGGCGGTGGATTGGCGGCCGGCATCACAGGCTATTTTGCGGATCGCCTAGCCAAGGAGAGCTTCGTTTTCGCCGAGCCGGCCGGAGCGCCGAGCCTCAGGCGCAGCATGGAGATGGGGCAGGTGGTGACGCTGGTAAAGGTCGATAATTTCGTCGACGGCGCAGCGGTCGGCCGCATCGGCGAGCTGAATTTTGCCGCCCTGAAGGGTTTTGCAGCCGAGCAGGTCATGCTGATCGCGGAAAATGCCATCTGCGTAACGATCACCGATATGCTGAATGTCGAAGGCGTCGTGCTGGAACCCGCCGGTGCACTGGCGATTACCGCGCTCGACGCGATGGATCGTGAGAGCATCCGCGGCAAGACGATCGTTGCGGTCGTCTCCGGCGGCAATTTCGATTTCGAGCGTCTGCCCGACGTCAAGGAGCGCGCAATGCGCTATGCCGGGCTGAAGAAATACTTCATCCTGAGGCTCGCGCAGCGTCCCGGCGCGTTGCGCGATTTCCTCAACCTGCTGGGGCCGGACGACGATATCGCCCGCTTCGAATATCTGAAGAAGAGCGCCCGCAATTTCGGTTCCATCCTGATCGGCATCGAGACCAAGCATCCCGACAACTTCAAGCAGCTTGTCGAGAATTTCGAGCGCGCCGGCATGGGCTATGAGGACATCACCGAGAACGACATTCTGGCGAACCTGATTATTTAA
- a CDS encoding HlyU family transcriptional regulator: MASILSNILSIFTGGGASTTSAEKAGGSSVTAEPQEHGGCTIYATPQREGNQFRLMGRIEKEVNGEILVRNFIRADVFTSSDDALESTFRKAQQIIDQNGPSLFGDGEKVRQV, encoded by the coding sequence ATGGCTTCGATCTTGTCGAATATTCTCTCGATCTTCACCGGCGGCGGCGCTTCGACGACGAGCGCCGAAAAGGCTGGCGGTTCTTCCGTCACGGCTGAGCCGCAGGAGCATGGCGGCTGCACGATCTACGCGACGCCGCAGCGCGAGGGCAATCAGTTCCGCCTGATGGGTCGGATCGAGAAGGAAGTAAACGGCGAGATCCTGGTGCGCAATTTCATTCGCGCCGATGTTTTCACTTCGTCGGACGATGCGCTCGAATCGACCTTCCGCAAGGCGCAGCAGATCATCGATCAGAACGGCCCGTCTCTGTTCGGAGACGGCGAAAAAGTGCGCCAGGTCTGA
- the plsY gene encoding glycerol-3-phosphate 1-O-acyltransferase PlsY, whose translation MIFWIASVVGLAIAYLFGSAPTGYLAGKLLKGIDIREHGSGSTGATNVLRTLGKWPALVVLLVDVLKGAAAILFARWFYLWFSTLSSVTPSTALDRQSWEPWAVFLAGLAVLLGHSRSIWLNFAGGKSVATGLGVLLAMSWPVGLGAVTVFGVVLAIFRIVSLSSILAALTAITLVFGLEQPLPYRLLVIAGGVYVIARHRTNIQRLLAGIEPRLGQGSPESKTGSQI comes from the coding sequence GTGATTTTCTGGATAGCGAGCGTGGTTGGGTTGGCGATCGCGTATCTCTTCGGTTCTGCACCCACGGGCTATCTGGCGGGGAAACTGCTCAAGGGAATTGATATCCGAGAGCATGGCTCCGGATCCACCGGGGCAACGAACGTCTTGCGAACCCTGGGCAAATGGCCTGCATTGGTAGTGCTCCTGGTGGATGTGCTGAAAGGTGCGGCGGCAATCCTCTTTGCCCGCTGGTTTTATCTTTGGTTCTCCACTTTGTCGTCCGTCACGCCATCGACAGCGCTTGATCGGCAAAGCTGGGAACCTTGGGCCGTTTTCCTGGCTGGACTTGCCGTGTTGCTGGGACACAGCCGTTCGATCTGGTTGAATTTTGCCGGCGGAAAATCCGTTGCGACGGGGCTTGGCGTGTTGTTGGCGATGTCCTGGCCCGTAGGTTTAGGTGCCGTGACGGTCTTTGGCGTTGTGCTGGCTATTTTTCGGATTGTTTCCCTGAGTTCGATACTCGCCGCGCTGACCGCGATCACCCTCGTCTTCGGCTTGGAGCAACCATTGCCCTATCGGTTGCTGGTGATAGCGGGTGGCGTTTACGTAATCGCGCGCCATCGCACCAACATTCAGCGGCTACTGGCCGGGATAGAGCCACGCCTGGGGCAAGGTAGCCCGGAATCGAAAACAGGATCGCAAATTTAG
- a CDS encoding SDR family NAD(P)-dependent oxidoreductase, whose protein sequence is MRLKNKVAIITGGNSGIGLATARVFVNEGAKVAITGRNPKTLAAAVETLGGNVLPLQVDVTDVAATEKAFAEAAEKLGNFDIVFANAGIGGATPIGQTSLEQFETIIRTNLTAVFFTVQAALPHLNDGASVILNGSVHAVLGSAGWSAYAASKGAIRSMTRNLASELAPRNIRVNQVTPGGTKTPIWAPMAQTEDAMSQLEARLGGMSPLGRMSEAEEIAKAALYLASDDSSNVSAIEITVDGGMTSAPSGAKIFRAA, encoded by the coding sequence ATGCGCCTCAAGAACAAAGTTGCCATCATCACCGGCGGAAACAGCGGCATTGGCCTCGCCACCGCCCGCGTCTTCGTTAACGAAGGCGCCAAGGTCGCCATCACTGGTCGCAATCCAAAAACCCTTGCCGCCGCTGTCGAGACTCTCGGCGGCAACGTGTTGCCGCTGCAGGTCGACGTGACCGACGTTGCGGCCACGGAAAAGGCCTTCGCCGAAGCGGCTGAAAAGCTCGGTAATTTTGACATCGTCTTCGCCAATGCCGGCATCGGCGGCGCAACACCGATCGGCCAGACCTCGCTCGAACAATTCGAAACCATTATCCGCACCAATCTGACGGCGGTCTTCTTCACCGTGCAGGCGGCCCTGCCGCATCTGAATGATGGTGCGTCTGTAATCCTCAATGGTTCTGTGCATGCTGTTCTTGGCTCGGCCGGCTGGTCGGCCTATGCGGCTAGCAAGGGCGCAATTCGCTCAATGACCCGCAACCTCGCTTCCGAACTGGCGCCGCGCAACATCCGCGTCAATCAGGTCACTCCTGGCGGCACGAAGACGCCGATCTGGGCGCCGATGGCGCAGACGGAAGATGCGATGAGTCAGTTGGAAGCCCGCCTCGGCGGCATGAGCCCGCTCGGCCGTATGAGCGAAGCCGAAGAAATCGCTAAGGCCGCCCTTTATCTCGCATCTGATGACTCGAGCAACGTTTCGGCAATCGAAATCACGGTTGATGGCGGCATGACCAGCGCACCCTCGGGCGCCAAAATCTTCCGGGCCGCATAA
- a CDS encoding TetR/AcrR family transcriptional regulator, with protein sequence MGHSQLEKQKTHERIVTLAAKRLREEGLEGISVADLMKEAGLTVGGFYKHFASRDELVAEAVQSAVESWRRQLEGKGIDPADVSLENYADDYLSPRHRDHRGEGCAYAALMADIARSGEAVRVIATEGIRKNIESMTARMPQPDTADARRNAIIASCVMIGAVGLARVANDEELSNEILDAAKHFVKDLAKDSGK encoded by the coding sequence ATGGGCCATTCGCAGTTAGAAAAGCAGAAGACACATGAGCGCATAGTGACGCTCGCCGCCAAGCGTCTGCGGGAGGAGGGGCTGGAAGGTATCAGCGTTGCCGATCTCATGAAGGAGGCGGGCCTGACGGTCGGCGGCTTCTACAAACATTTCGCCTCTCGCGACGAGTTGGTGGCCGAAGCCGTCCAGTCGGCGGTGGAATCGTGGCGGCGGCAACTGGAGGGGAAGGGGATCGATCCGGCGGATGTCTCGCTCGAAAACTATGCCGACGACTATCTCAGCCCTCGGCATCGCGACCACCGCGGCGAGGGTTGTGCCTACGCTGCGTTGATGGCCGACATTGCCCGCAGCGGCGAAGCTGTCCGGGTGATTGCGACCGAGGGGATACGGAAAAACATCGAATCGATGACGGCGCGCATGCCGCAACCGGATACCGCAGACGCACGGCGCAATGCCATTATCGCCTCCTGCGTGATGATCGGTGCCGTTGGCCTTGCGCGTGTGGCAAACGATGAAGAGCTTTCCAACGAAATTCTGGATGCCGCGAAGCACTTCGTGAAGGATTTGGCAAAAGACAGCGGGAAATAA
- a CDS encoding FMN-dependent NADH-azoreductase codes for MSSILLLTSSPRSDSLSTKIATELADKIKAQNPGKTIVHRNLAAAPLPHIDELFTAAIRTPVEARTPEQAEAVKVSDALVDELLAADTLVIGTGLINFNIYSSLKAWIDNVARAGRTFTYTETGPKGLATGKKAYIVLASGGVYSEGPAAPLNHAVPYLKSVLAFIGITDVETVYVEGLAFGPEAAEKAIGAAQARATELALAA; via the coding sequence ATGTCCTCCATTCTGCTTCTGACATCCAGCCCGCGCAGCGACTCGCTCTCCACCAAGATCGCCACCGAGCTTGCCGACAAGATCAAGGCCCAGAACCCAGGCAAGACGATCGTCCATCGCAACCTCGCCGCCGCGCCGCTGCCGCATATCGATGAGCTCTTTACCGCCGCCATTCGCACGCCGGTAGAGGCTCGCACCCCTGAGCAGGCCGAAGCCGTCAAGGTTTCCGACGCGCTCGTCGACGAGCTGCTCGCGGCCGACACGCTGGTCATCGGCACCGGCCTCATCAACTTCAATATCTATTCGTCGCTAAAGGCCTGGATCGACAACGTCGCCCGCGCCGGCCGCACCTTCACGTACACGGAAACTGGCCCGAAGGGTCTGGCGACCGGCAAGAAGGCCTATATCGTTCTTGCCTCTGGTGGCGTTTATTCCGAAGGCCCGGCTGCTCCGCTCAATCACGCCGTTCCCTACCTGAAGTCGGTTCTCGCCTTCATCGGCATCACCGATGTTGAAACGGTCTATGTCGAAGGTCTCGCCTTCGGTCCGGAAGCCGCTGAAAAGGCAATCGGCGCTGCCCAAGCCCGCGCGACCGAGCTGGCACTGGCCGCTTAA
- a CDS encoding LysR family transcriptional regulator, giving the protein MLPNPTLDQLQVFLTVAESGSFSAASRTLNRAQSVISYTIANLEAQLEVPLFERSGSRQPTLTDAGRAMLEDARRILADLGVMRARVKGLKAGVEAEVAVAISVMVPTNATVDVLREFRDRFPLVSLRLDTGELGTMMELVASGKSTIGIGGAVPNQDDSLVIERIGHSFMLPVASPAHPLARIGRPLTLADVREEVQLVVTDASGLTNGKDFNVLSYKIWHVSDIATKHQLMRGGLGWGGLPASLIVEDLQKGRLVPLALDAYDQSEYPIYAVHKLDNPPGPAAAWMIEAFSSRLSKCPNKADFKAVVEMFHPNEKQLAAE; this is encoded by the coding sequence ATGCTTCCCAATCCAACCCTAGACCAGTTGCAGGTCTTTCTGACCGTTGCCGAATCCGGCAGTTTTTCCGCCGCCTCGCGCACCCTCAATCGCGCGCAATCGGTGATCAGCTATACGATCGCCAATCTCGAAGCTCAGCTCGAAGTACCGCTGTTCGAGCGTTCCGGCTCCCGCCAGCCGACGCTGACGGACGCAGGGCGCGCTATGCTGGAGGATGCGCGCCGGATCCTCGCCGATCTCGGCGTGATGCGTGCGCGTGTCAAAGGTTTGAAGGCGGGCGTTGAAGCGGAAGTGGCTGTGGCTATCAGCGTCATGGTACCGACGAATGCCACAGTCGACGTATTGAGGGAGTTTCGCGACCGCTTCCCGCTGGTCTCGCTACGGCTCGACACCGGCGAACTCGGCACAATGATGGAACTGGTCGCCAGCGGTAAGTCGACGATCGGTATTGGTGGCGCGGTGCCGAATCAAGATGATTCGCTGGTGATCGAGCGCATCGGCCATTCCTTCATGCTGCCGGTGGCCTCGCCCGCTCATCCACTTGCCCGGATCGGAAGGCCGTTGACGCTTGCCGATGTGCGAGAGGAGGTGCAATTGGTCGTTACCGATGCCTCCGGTCTCACGAATGGCAAAGATTTCAACGTTCTGTCATACAAGATCTGGCATGTCAGCGATATCGCGACCAAACACCAATTGATGCGCGGCGGTCTCGGCTGGGGCGGGCTACCGGCTTCGCTCATCGTGGAAGATCTGCAGAAGGGACGGTTGGTGCCTCTGGCCCTCGATGCCTACGACCAGAGCGAATATCCGATCTACGCCGTCCACAAGCTTGACAATCCTCCAGGGCCTGCTGCTGCCTGGATGATCGAAGCCTTCAGTTCGCGCCTTTCGAAATGCCCGAACAAAGCGGATTTCAAAGCGGTCGTCGAGATGTTTCATCCGAACGAGAAGCAGTTGGCGGCAGAGTGA